In Penicillium psychrofluorescens genome assembly, chromosome: 5, a single window of DNA contains:
- a CDS encoding uncharacterized protein (ID:PFLUO_007986-T1.cds;~source:funannotate) yields the protein MSLGRTFKLNSGHEIPAVGLGTWLSKPHEVENAVETALRLGYRHIDAAACYLNENEVGNGWKKSGVPRDQIFITSKLWNTHHHPDHVEEALNKTLTDLQTDYLDLYLIHWPVAFEHTNDTLTPIDPATQRFRLGKTNIADTWAIFEKLVHAGKIRSIGISNFTAEATQNLLKTAKIPPAVNQIEAHPYLLQPVLVDFLKKNNILPVAYSPLGNNIYNLPRVVDDPLVVDIAKKLNKDPAQVLISWAVQRGSAVLPKSVTSSRIESNFQDFVIPDAEFEAINKLDRNERYNYPFRWGVDLFGELGAAEAERRAEEHAVKLRKSD from the exons ATGTCTCTCGGACGCACTTTTAAGCTTAACTCCGGACACGAGATCCCCGCCGTCGGTCTCGGGACCTGG CTCTCGAAGCCGCACGAAGTCGAGAATGCGGTTGAGACTGCCCTCCGCTTGGGGTACCGTCACATCGACGCGGCTGCGTGTTACCTCAATGAGAACGAAGTCGGGAAtgggtggaagaagtcggGGGTGCCACGCGATCAGATATTT ATCACCAGCAAGCTGTGGAAcactcaccaccacccggaCCACGTTGAGGAAGCCCTCAACAAGACCCTCACGGATTTACAGACTGATTATTTGGATCTGTATCTG ATTCACTGGCCGGTGGCTTTTGAACACACCAACGACACCCTCACCCCGATAGACCCGGCTACTCAGCGATTCCGCCTGGGCAAGACCAATATCGCCGACACCTGGGCGATTTTTGAGAAGCTGGTACATGCTGGCAAGATTCGAAGTATCGGAATCAGCAATTTCACCGCCGAGGCGACCCAGAATTTGCTCAAGACCGCCAAGATCCCGCCTGCGGTTAACCAGATCGAGGCACATCCGTACTTGCTTCAGCCCGTACTGGTCGACTTCCTCAAGAAAAAC AACATCCTCCCCGTGGCATATAGCCCGCTCGGAAACAACATTTACAATCTACCACG TGTCGTCGACGACCCACTAGTGGTGGATATTgccaagaagctgaacaAGGACCCTGCGCAGGTGCTGATCTCGTGGGCCGTCCAGCGAGGCTCGGCGGTGCTGCCGAAGAGCGTCACGTCTTCGCGCATTGAGAGTAACTTCCAAG ATTTCGTCATTCCCGACGCTGAGTTTGAGGCCATCAACAAGTTGGACAGGAATGAACGCTACAACTACCCTTTCCGCTGGGGGGTTGACCTCTTTGGTGAATTGggagctgctgaagctgaGAGACGCGCTGAGGAGCATGCTGTTAAGCTTAGGAAGAGTGATTAA
- a CDS encoding uncharacterized protein (ID:PFLUO_007987-T1.cds;~source:funannotate) produces MDSLDSLADLRYAMKTINLIHDRYPGEKKAQALSTLRALITASKQRKQTQIAYLSAVEEPEEACVNMQDDFSLSPTDLTFPELPFDITSWGMEDLDWIKTPYILDDGRFVGPFAVQLHTPAVGHHFLGMAKALRQLPGLSDLNREIATIVVGARFDAAYELVAHKDLGQKYGLTENEYLDILNGKKPETLTEDGKAVFDVAYELASGSGPMAQETWENAVRLIGKDAATAVVHYVGFYSYVSIILRGFDVKVPEAPSVE; encoded by the exons ATGGACTCTTTGGACAGTCTCGCCGACCTGCGATATGCCATGAAAACAATCAACCTGATCCATGATCGCTACCCTGGGGAGAAGAAAGCACAAGCACTTTCTACTCTAAGGGCTTTAATTACGGCTTcgaagcaaagaaagcaaacGCAGATAGCATATCTGTCAGCCGTCGAAGAGCCCGAAGAAGCATGTGTCAACATGCAGGATGATTTTTCGCTGTCCCCTACGGACCTCACGTTTCCGGAACTCCCATTCGATATTACTAGTTGGGGCATGGAGGATCTTGATTGGAT CAAAACTCCGTACATCTTGGACGATGGTCGCTTTGTGGGTCCATTTGCTGTCCAATTGCATACCCCTGCAGTTGGTCATCATTTCTTAGGAATGGCCAAAGCTCTGCGTCAGCTTCCTGGGCTAAGTGATCTCAATCGCGAGATTGCAACTATTGTGGTTGGAGCCAGATTTGATGCGGCATATGAACTAGTTGCTCACAAAGACCTGGGGCAGAAATACGGATTGACTGAGAACGAGTATCTGGACATTTTGAATGGCAAGAAGCCAGAGACGTTAACAGAGGATGGGAAGGCCGTTTTTGACGTGGCATATGAGCTTGCCTCTGGTTCTGGGCCAATGGCACAGGAAACGTGGGAAAATGCAGTCAGATTGATTGGCAAGGACGCTGCCACGGCTGTCGTTCACTATGTCGGGTTTTATAGCTATGTCAGTATCATCTTGCGAGGATTTGATGTCAAGGTGCCGGAAGCGCCTAGCGTCGAATAG
- a CDS encoding uncharacterized protein (ID:PFLUO_007988-T1.cds;~source:funannotate): protein MPSKVALISASSAGLGAIIVKALAKDYRVVVNYFSHPDKAEAVVRECMAALPETSSSTEPRFHTIQADVSKRSDVQKLVEETFQVMGRLDVVISNAGWTKIVNFYDLEQNIDEAD from the coding sequence ATGCCTTCGAAAGTAGCCCTCATCTCCGCTTCTTCGGCTGGACttggtgccatcatcgtcaaagCCCTTGCGAAGGACTATCGAGTTGTTGTCAATTATTTTTCCCATCCAGACAAGGCAGAGGCAGTCGTACGAGAATGTATGGCCGCGTTGCCGGAgacctcgtcttcgacaGAACCACGGTTCCATACCATACAAGCCGATGTTTCAAAAAGATCAGACGTCCAAAAGCTTGTCGAAGAAACCTTTCAAGTGATGGGAAGACTAGACGTTGTGATTAGCAACGCGGGCTGGACCAAAATCGTCAATTTCTACGATCTCGAGCAAAATATCGACGAAGCAGACTGA